From Pseudorca crassidens isolate mPseCra1 chromosome 7, mPseCra1.hap1, whole genome shotgun sequence, a single genomic window includes:
- the NRARP gene encoding notch-regulated ankyrin repeat-containing protein has product MSQAELSTCSAPQTQRIFQEAVRKGNTQELQSLLQNMTNCEFNVNSFGPEGQTALHQSVIDGNLELVKLLVKFGADIRLANRDGWSALHIAAFGGHQDIVLYLITKAKYAGSGR; this is encoded by the coding sequence ATGAGCCAGGCCGAGCTGTCCACCTGCTCGGCGCCGCAGACGCAGCGCATCTTCCAGGAGGCCGTGCGCAAGGGCAACACGCAGGAACTGCAGTCGCTGCTGCAGAACATGACCAACTGCGAGTTCAACGTGAACTCGTTCGGGCCCGAGGGCCAGACGGCGCTGCACCAGTCGGTCATCGACGGCAACCTGGAGCTCGTGAAGCTGCTGGTCAAGTTCGGCGCCGACATCCGCCTGGCCAACCGCGACGGCTGGAGCGCGCTGCACATCGCCGCGTTCGGCGGCCACCAGGACATCGTGCTCTATCTCATCACCAAGGCCAAGTACGCGGGCAGCGGCCGGTGA